From one bacterium genomic stretch:
- the topA gene encoding type I DNA topoisomerase gives MSPARALVVVESPTKARTLSKMLARSHQIKASMGHVKDLPKSRLGVDVDDNFTPRYILIKGKGPIVKELKEAAKKASTIYMATDPDREGEAISWHLSEVLRPVNPSIQRIEFHEVTREAVRRALENPREIDKQLVDAQQARRILDRLVGYKLSPLLWRKVRGGLSAGRVQSVAVRLIVDREREVEAFVPREHWSLAGMFRTASDQTFLARLLTRDGERIGAPHEEGAVVIATEAEAHALAAELEGVSYAVGEVRRRDQARNPAPPFTTSTMQQEANRKLGFSASRTMAVAQQLYEGLDVGAEGTVGLITYMRTDSVRVADSALHDARDYIARAFGDAYVPERPRQYRSRRNAQDAHEAIRPTSLARTPDRIKPHLRSDQFRLYRLIWERFLAGQMASAVLDTLSVDVTGGRFALRATGSRIKFPGFLILYREATDNGDDERENWLPPLAPGDPLTLDGVTPEQHFTQPPPRYTEASLVRALEEKGIGRPSTYAPTIETIKKRGYITSRERRLVPTEVGQMVTDILVEHFPDIVDVDFTAGLESDLDLIEEGKADWVQVVRDFYEPFAQTLERAEANIPVVEVPEVEIGEPCPQCGRPLVRKHGRFGEFIACSGYPECKYTRPVGIGVACPKCGAEIVARRTKRGRTFYGCSAYPACSFTSWDRPGDRPCARCGEMTVIKRTRRGDEVRCTSKDCGHRVSLRETARPDAPRAAPAPPAG, from the coding sequence ATGAGCCCTGCAAGAGCCCTAGTCGTCGTGGAGTCGCCTACCAAGGCGCGGACGCTCAGCAAGATGCTGGCGCGATCCCACCAGATCAAGGCATCCATGGGCCACGTGAAGGACCTGCCCAAGAGCCGGCTCGGCGTGGATGTGGACGACAACTTCACACCCCGCTACATCCTGATCAAGGGCAAGGGTCCCATCGTCAAGGAGTTGAAAGAGGCCGCCAAGAAGGCTTCAACGATCTACATGGCGACCGACCCCGACCGTGAGGGCGAGGCCATATCCTGGCACCTCTCGGAGGTCCTCCGGCCTGTCAACCCGTCGATACAGCGCATCGAGTTCCACGAGGTGACCCGCGAGGCGGTCCGGCGCGCGCTCGAGAACCCACGTGAGATAGACAAGCAGCTCGTGGATGCCCAGCAGGCCCGTCGGATACTGGACCGGCTCGTCGGCTACAAGCTGAGCCCGCTCCTCTGGCGCAAGGTTCGCGGCGGCCTCAGCGCGGGCCGGGTGCAGTCGGTCGCCGTGCGGCTGATCGTGGACCGCGAGCGCGAGGTCGAAGCTTTCGTCCCCAGGGAGCACTGGTCGCTGGCGGGGATGTTTCGGACCGCTTCCGACCAGACGTTCCTGGCACGCCTGCTCACGCGAGACGGGGAGCGGATTGGCGCACCTCACGAAGAGGGCGCCGTGGTCATCGCGACCGAGGCCGAGGCGCACGCGCTGGCCGCCGAGCTCGAAGGGGTGTCGTATGCGGTCGGTGAGGTTCGGCGCAGGGACCAGGCGCGGAATCCAGCGCCGCCGTTCACGACCAGCACGATGCAGCAGGAAGCCAACCGCAAGTTGGGGTTCTCGGCCTCACGTACGATGGCCGTGGCCCAGCAACTCTACGAGGGGCTCGACGTGGGCGCCGAGGGCACGGTCGGCCTCATCACCTATATGCGCACCGACTCGGTGCGCGTGGCCGACTCTGCGCTGCACGATGCCCGTGACTACATCGCCCGGGCGTTCGGGGACGCGTATGTTCCAGAGCGGCCCAGGCAGTACCGCTCGCGCCGCAACGCCCAGGACGCCCACGAGGCGATCAGGCCCACGAGTCTGGCGCGAACTCCCGACCGCATCAAGCCTCACCTCCGATCGGACCAGTTCCGCCTGTACCGGTTGATCTGGGAGCGGTTCCTGGCCGGTCAGATGGCGTCGGCGGTCCTCGACACGCTCTCCGTGGACGTCACCGGCGGCCGGTTCGCGCTCCGCGCCACCGGCAGCCGCATCAAGTTCCCCGGTTTCCTCATCCTGTACCGCGAGGCCACCGATAACGGTGACGACGAGCGCGAGAACTGGCTGCCGCCGCTCGCGCCCGGCGACCCCTTGACCCTCGATGGGGTAACCCCTGAGCAGCACTTCACGCAGCCCCCTCCCCGCTACACCGAGGCCTCCCTGGTGCGCGCCCTGGAGGAGAAGGGGATCGGCCGGCCCAGCACGTATGCGCCCACGATCGAGACCATCAAGAAGCGCGGATACATCACATCGCGGGAGCGCCGGCTGGTCCCGACCGAAGTCGGGCAGATGGTGACCGATATCCTGGTGGAGCACTTTCCGGATATCGTGGACGTGGATTTCACCGCCGGCCTCGAGAGCGATCTGGACCTCATCGAGGAGGGCAAGGCCGACTGGGTGCAGGTCGTGCGCGACTTCTACGAGCCATTTGCGCAAACACTCGAGCGCGCCGAGGCCAATATCCCGGTGGTTGAGGTACCCGAGGTGGAGATCGGCGAACCTTGCCCGCAGTGCGGCCGGCCGCTGGTGCGCAAGCACGGCCGATTCGGGGAGTTCATCGCGTGCTCGGGCTATCCCGAGTGCAAGTACACGCGGCCGGTGGGCATCGGCGTGGCCTGCCCGAAGTGCGGGGCCGAGATCGTGGCGCGCCGCACCAAGCGCGGGCGAACCTTCTACGGCTGCAGCGCATATCCGGCGTGTTCGTTCACCTCATGGGACCGCCCGGGCGACCGCCCGTGCGCGCGGTGCGGTGAGATGACGGTGATCAAGCGCACCCGGCGCGGGGACGAGGTGCGCTGCACGAGCAAGGACTGCGGCCATCGGGTGTCGCTGCGTGAGACGGCCCGTCCGGATGCGCCGCGCGCGGCCCCAGCGCCTCCGGCGGGATAG
- the dprA gene encoding DNA-processing protein DprA translates to MLRYRMGFGVTPPDAPAPASGDEVAAWVGLSRLPGVGPRTIAGWVDRAGSARAVWQHLPAFIQKRAERAEILAAWRKVDPAAILEGARSLGLTVLAVCDPGFPALLRAIPDPPPVLYVRGSLDEAASVAVVGSRRATPYGLAAAERLAFDLAQEGITIVSGLARGIDSAAHKAALDGGGRTVAVLGCGADVTYPPEHRRLALAVAARGALVSEFPPGTPPLPGHFPRRNRLISGLALGVVVVEGAGDSGALVTVDYALDQGREVFAVPGSIFSPRSAAPHRLLRQGACMVESAGDILTELGLGSSVRSGPGEPCDVAVPSAGAEGAARLLALLEGGPLRLDELAEQASLSAAAVGALVTMLEMRGLIRTLPGQMVMRNPAGRGRGG, encoded by the coding sequence ATGCTACGGTATAGGATGGGTTTTGGGGTCACGCCGCCTGACGCGCCTGCTCCGGCGTCAGGGGACGAGGTCGCAGCCTGGGTAGGCCTCAGCCGCCTGCCGGGTGTGGGACCCAGGACGATCGCAGGATGGGTGGACCGGGCAGGATCGGCACGGGCCGTCTGGCAGCACCTGCCCGCCTTCATCCAGAAGCGGGCGGAGCGGGCAGAGATCCTGGCGGCATGGAGGAAGGTTGATCCTGCCGCGATCTTGGAAGGCGCCCGCTCGCTGGGCCTGACGGTGCTGGCGGTCTGCGATCCTGGGTTTCCCGCGCTCCTGCGGGCGATCCCGGATCCGCCGCCCGTACTGTACGTTCGGGGCAGCCTCGATGAGGCGGCCTCGGTCGCGGTTGTGGGGTCGCGCCGGGCCACCCCTTATGGGCTGGCGGCCGCTGAGAGATTGGCGTTCGATCTTGCGCAGGAGGGCATAACGATCGTGAGCGGGCTGGCCCGAGGTATCGACAGTGCCGCGCACAAGGCGGCGCTGGACGGGGGCGGGCGGACGGTCGCGGTGCTGGGTTGCGGCGCAGACGTGACCTACCCTCCTGAGCACCGGCGGCTGGCTCTGGCGGTTGCGGCGCGGGGAGCGCTGGTGAGCGAGTTCCCGCCTGGGACGCCACCGCTACCCGGCCACTTCCCGCGGCGCAACCGCCTCATCAGTGGGCTTGCGCTGGGCGTGGTGGTGGTCGAGGGTGCCGGGGACAGCGGCGCACTTGTGACGGTGGACTACGCGCTGGACCAGGGCCGCGAGGTCTTCGCCGTGCCCGGCAGCATCTTCAGCCCGCGCAGCGCAGCGCCGCACAGGCTGCTGCGGCAGGGCGCGTGCATGGTGGAGAGCGCCGGTGACATACTGACCGAGCTGGGACTGGGGTCCTCGGTGCGGTCCGGGCCCGGGGAACCGTGCGACGTTGCGGTACCCTCGGCGGGCGCGGAGGGAGCTGCGCGCCTGCTGGCCCTGCTGGAGGGAGGCCCCCTGCGGCTCGACGAGCTGGCAGAGCAGGCTTCGCTGTCGGCGGCCGCGGTAGGCGCGCTGGTCACCATGCTGGAGATGCGGGGTCTGATCCGGACCCTGCCGGGGCAGATGGTGATGCGTAACCCGGCAGGGCGGGGCAGAGGCGGCTAG
- a CDS encoding YifB family Mg chelatase-like AAA ATPase, with protein sequence MSATIVGLEALPVSVEVDVGPGLPTFAIVGLPDPAVQEARERVRSAIRNSHYEIPPRRTIVNLAPGDRRKEGPALDLPIALAVLVATGQLAQHAVAGHLAVGELGLDGSVRSVPGVLAVAQAARALHARALLVPEANAREAAAGEEVPVYAIPTLRAAVQHLQGTHPIRATEGSVLEPPSEDAAPDDLAEVRGQGAARRALEIAGAGGHNLLLIGPPGVGKTMLARRLPTILPRLSGAEAVEVTKIYSVAGLLPAWQGLITRRPFRAPHHAASAPAIVGGGSGVRPGEITLAHHGVLFLDELPEFRHDVLEGLRQPMEDGIVVVARIHGTVRFPARFSLVAAMNPCPCGYRGDHRRDCTCTPGRLRQYLARLSGPLLDRIDLHVEVPRPPTDEMLSGEQGEPSGAVRARVTAARMRATTRAAACQAEGLLLRGPQRWGPVSAEALAFMRVAADRLVLAARATERVLRVARTIADLEGTEAVAVQHLAEALRYRVLDRWAPPAP encoded by the coding sequence TTGAGCGCGACGATTGTAGGTCTTGAAGCCCTGCCCGTGTCCGTCGAGGTGGACGTGGGCCCAGGCCTGCCGACCTTTGCCATCGTAGGCCTGCCTGATCCCGCGGTGCAGGAGGCGCGGGAGCGGGTACGGTCGGCCATCCGCAACTCCCACTACGAGATCCCTCCGCGGCGGACCATCGTGAACCTGGCGCCCGGGGACAGGCGCAAGGAGGGGCCGGCACTCGACCTGCCGATCGCCCTGGCAGTGCTGGTCGCCACCGGCCAGCTGGCTCAGCACGCGGTCGCGGGCCATCTGGCGGTCGGTGAACTGGGTCTGGACGGTTCGGTGCGATCCGTTCCCGGCGTGCTGGCCGTGGCACAGGCGGCCCGGGCGCTTCACGCCCGTGCCTTGCTGGTCCCTGAGGCGAACGCGCGGGAAGCGGCCGCCGGCGAGGAGGTACCGGTTTATGCGATCCCCACCCTGCGGGCAGCCGTGCAGCACCTCCAGGGAACCCACCCCATTCGGGCGACAGAAGGCTCGGTGCTCGAACCCCCTTCGGAAGATGCGGCACCGGACGATCTGGCCGAGGTACGCGGCCAGGGAGCCGCTCGCCGCGCCCTGGAGATCGCGGGCGCGGGCGGCCACAACCTGCTGCTCATCGGGCCGCCCGGGGTCGGGAAGACCATGCTCGCGCGCCGGCTGCCGACGATCCTTCCCCGGCTGTCGGGCGCGGAAGCCGTTGAGGTGACCAAGATCTACAGCGTTGCAGGACTGCTGCCGGCCTGGCAGGGCCTGATCACCCGGCGCCCGTTCAGGGCGCCGCACCACGCCGCCAGCGCGCCGGCGATCGTGGGTGGCGGCTCCGGCGTGCGGCCGGGCGAGATCACGCTCGCCCACCACGGCGTACTGTTCCTGGACGAGCTGCCGGAGTTCCGGCACGACGTGCTGGAAGGGCTGCGCCAGCCGATGGAGGATGGGATAGTGGTTGTGGCCCGCATCCACGGTACAGTGCGGTTCCCCGCGCGGTTCTCTCTTGTTGCGGCGATGAACCCGTGCCCGTGCGGGTATCGTGGCGACCATCGCCGCGACTGCACCTGCACCCCAGGGCGGCTGCGGCAGTATCTGGCCCGGCTCTCTGGTCCCCTGCTGGACCGGATAGACCTCCATGTCGAGGTGCCGCGGCCCCCGACCGACGAGATGCTCTCAGGCGAACAGGGCGAACCGTCCGGCGCAGTGCGCGCGCGGGTGACCGCGGCGCGCATGCGGGCGACGACCCGCGCCGCGGCCTGCCAGGCAGAGGGCCTGCTTCTGCGCGGACCGCAGCGGTGGGGTCCGGTGAGCGCCGAGGCGCTGGCCTTTATGCGTGTCGCCGCCGACCGGCTGGTGCTGGCCGCCCGGGCCACGGAGCGGGTTCTCCGGGTTGCACGGACGATCGCCGACCTGGAGGGTACCGAGGCGGTCGCGGTGCAGCACCTTGCCGAAGCCCTCCGGTACCGCGTGCTCGACCGGTGGGCACCGCCGGCTCCTTGA
- a CDS encoding TRAP transporter fused permease subunit, with translation MADPSFGLPVDIDQIGDTSEIRTRPLRGVLRLLVQALGVGMAAYHILQLGGFFGVVTDPQKLYAVHLAFVLVLAFLLVPGRRASAAAPTIFDWVLILASLVVLVYMFATFKALTGRAGVFPTREDVIVGTLLVIVTIEAVRRSTGLALPILCGLFIFYVFAGPWLPGLLAHKGFRFDTLVSFLFSDNGIYGVPIGVSARYVYLFILFGAFIEASGIGKFIVHMALSVAGSKRGGPAKVSIITSALFGTASGSSVANVMVDGVINIPLMKATGFRAAVAGGVEAMNSTGGQIMPPVMGAAAFLMADIIGVPYSEIAVAAIGPALLYYVAAYWMIDLYSASAHLHGLPREQLPRFRTVMLRHGYLLFPLVLLLYMIMGAGASPFRAALYALATTVVLSWLRADTRLNLPKIVGAMEDGAKRTIEIGATCAAAGIIVGVLSLTGLGGKFSELLIGLAGGSLLLALIATMVVAIILGMGMPTTAAYAIGASVLAPALIKLGVIPLAAHMFLFYFAVLSAITPPVALASFAAASLAKAGMWDTGVQAVRLAIAGFIVPYMFVYGPALLVGQGPWQPTVLALATGTIGTLCLAGAVIGYLLRPATVVERLLLLPAALLLIVPGLLTDGLGLGLLAVVVVLQRMTPGGSRQLPAT, from the coding sequence ATGGCCGATCCATCGTTCGGCCTCCCGGTTGACATCGATCAGATCGGGGACACCTCGGAGATCCGCACGCGTCCCCTCCGGGGTGTTCTCCGCCTGCTGGTTCAGGCGCTCGGGGTCGGGATGGCCGCCTACCACATCCTGCAGCTCGGCGGCTTCTTCGGGGTCGTGACAGACCCGCAGAAACTCTACGCCGTCCACCTGGCGTTCGTGCTGGTGCTCGCCTTCCTGCTGGTCCCGGGCAGGCGCGCCTCGGCCGCGGCGCCGACCATTTTCGACTGGGTTCTGATCCTGGCCAGCCTGGTCGTGCTCGTCTACATGTTCGCGACCTTTAAGGCGCTGACCGGGCGGGCCGGGGTCTTCCCCACGCGCGAGGACGTCATCGTCGGCACCCTGCTCGTCATCGTCACCATCGAGGCAGTGCGGCGGTCCACGGGGCTGGCGCTCCCGATCCTCTGCGGGCTGTTCATCTTCTATGTCTTCGCCGGGCCGTGGCTGCCCGGGCTGCTGGCGCACAAGGGGTTCCGGTTCGACACGCTGGTATCGTTCCTGTTCAGTGACAACGGGATCTACGGGGTCCCTATTGGCGTCTCGGCCCGGTACGTCTACCTGTTTATCCTCTTCGGGGCGTTCATCGAAGCGTCGGGCATCGGGAAGTTCATCGTGCACATGGCGCTGTCCGTCGCCGGCAGCAAGCGCGGCGGGCCGGCCAAGGTCTCGATCATCACGAGCGCCCTGTTCGGGACCGCCAGCGGCTCCTCGGTGGCCAACGTGATGGTGGATGGGGTCATCAACATCCCCCTGATGAAGGCCACCGGTTTCCGTGCGGCCGTGGCCGGCGGCGTGGAGGCGATGAACAGCACCGGCGGGCAGATCATGCCACCGGTGATGGGCGCCGCGGCCTTCCTCATGGCCGACATCATCGGCGTGCCCTACTCGGAGATCGCGGTGGCCGCCATCGGCCCGGCGCTGCTGTACTACGTGGCCGCGTACTGGATGATCGACCTGTACTCGGCCTCGGCACACCTGCACGGGCTGCCGCGCGAGCAGCTACCCCGGTTCAGGACGGTCATGCTCCGGCACGGCTACCTGCTGTTCCCGCTGGTGCTACTGCTCTACATGATCATGGGGGCCGGCGCATCCCCGTTCCGTGCCGCGCTCTACGCCCTGGCGACCACCGTTGTGCTCTCATGGCTGCGGGCGGACACTCGACTGAACCTGCCCAAGATCGTCGGCGCCATGGAGGACGGGGCCAAGCGCACGATCGAGATCGGGGCTACCTGCGCCGCAGCAGGCATCATCGTTGGGGTGCTCTCGCTGACCGGCCTGGGCGGCAAGTTCTCCGAACTGCTCATTGGCCTGGCCGGCGGGAGCCTACTGCTGGCGCTCATTGCCACGATGGTGGTGGCCATCATCCTGGGCATGGGAATGCCCACGACCGCCGCCTATGCCATCGGCGCGAGCGTCCTGGCGCCGGCGCTGATCAAGCTCGGCGTGATCCCGCTGGCCGCCCACATGTTCCTGTTCTACTTCGCGGTCCTCTCGGCGATCACGCCGCCGGTGGCCCTGGCCTCGTTCGCCGCGGCCAGCCTGGCCAAGGCCGGGATGTGGGACACCGGCGTCCAGGCGGTGCGGCTGGCGATCGCCGGGTTCATCGTGCCGTACATGTTCGTCTACGGACCGGCGCTGCTTGTTGGGCAGGGACCGTGGCAGCCCACGGTGCTGGCGCTTGCCACCGGGACGATCGGCACGCTCTGCCTGGCCGGCGCCGTCATCGGCTACCTCCTGCGGCCTGCGACCGTGGTGGAACGGCTGCTTCTTCTTCCGGCGGCCCTGCTGCTGATCGTGCCCGGGCTGCTGACCGATGGTCTGGGTCTAGGGCTGCTCGCCGTCGTGGTCGTCCTGCAGCGGATGACGCCTGGAGGTTCCCGGCAACTGCCCGCCACCTGA
- a CDS encoding TAXI family TRAP transporter solute-binding subunit, protein MMVYRALALFTVLVLALVGTSVQAQPRPGWPRSVTIGSATIGGVYFVVAGGYARVIGEKMGMPATNRVTGGPVQNVQLVQTKEIELGMTTTGPAYEGLNGLGDFKGKKTDAIRVAFPMYTSYAHWIVNADSPIRSVADLSGKVVSLGPRGGSAEFVGDRVLELFGVKPRRVVYLGFADGATAMRDGTVDANFGVIGLPVPAWQEASLTRPTRLFGFTKDQVDTLTEKFPYLARTAIRAGVYRGQDYVIPTLQMYNAAVVHKDMPEDFVYALVKTIFDNREFLAIVHPTSHETLPVNLFYVKLPLHPGAVKYFREQGVKLSDEQIPPEMKR, encoded by the coding sequence ATGATGGTCTATCGTGCGCTAGCGCTTTTTACCGTACTGGTACTGGCCCTCGTAGGGACGTCGGTACAGGCTCAGCCGCGGCCGGGCTGGCCCAGGAGCGTCACGATCGGTTCGGCTACGATCGGCGGTGTGTATTTCGTGGTGGCGGGCGGCTACGCGCGGGTGATCGGCGAGAAGATGGGCATGCCGGCCACCAACCGGGTCACCGGGGGTCCGGTGCAGAACGTGCAGCTCGTCCAGACCAAGGAGATCGAGCTGGGCATGACCACGACTGGGCCGGCCTACGAGGGCCTCAACGGCCTCGGGGACTTCAAGGGCAAGAAGACCGACGCGATCCGCGTGGCGTTCCCTATGTACACCTCGTACGCGCACTGGATCGTCAACGCCGACTCGCCCATCCGATCGGTCGCCGACCTTTCCGGCAAGGTGGTGAGCCTGGGTCCGCGCGGCGGCTCGGCGGAGTTCGTGGGTGACCGGGTGCTCGAGCTGTTCGGCGTGAAGCCCCGCCGGGTGGTCTACCTGGGCTTCGCAGACGGGGCCACCGCGATGCGCGACGGCACCGTGGACGCCAACTTCGGGGTGATCGGCCTGCCGGTCCCGGCCTGGCAGGAGGCCTCGCTCACCCGACCGACACGGTTATTCGGGTTCACCAAGGACCAGGTTGACACGCTTACCGAGAAGTTCCCCTACCTGGCGCGAACGGCAATTCGCGCCGGCGTCTACCGCGGCCAGGACTACGTCATCCCCACCCTGCAGATGTACAACGCGGCGGTCGTGCACAAGGACATGCCGGAGGATTTCGTCTACGCGCTCGTCAAGACGATCTTCGACAACCGTGAGTTCCTGGCCATCGTGCACCCCACGTCGCACGAGACCCTGCCGGTGAACCTCTTCTACGTCAAGTTGCCGCTGCACCCCGGCGCGGTGAAATACTTCCGTGAGCAGGGGGTGAAGCTCAGCGACGAGCAGATCCCGCCCGAGATGAAGCGGTAG
- a CDS encoding helix-turn-helix domain-containing protein produces the protein MAKQRAERWLPLGEAASRLGVDEATLRHWADTGRIKTFRTPGGHRRFQEGDLHALIHREVPRVEDLGHLLERRCAKLLARNPAQVLAARPWFSGLDEPLRARAREHGRQLFGGMIRFVNDSRSRKAIRRQLEEAGRDYGRELRRAGLGAVEAAEAFGFFRHLVLEMVTKPRGRGGMLDEEQVRTLLEVSDLLDAVFLSVLRAWDEIREGVLQ, from the coding sequence ATGGCGAAGCAACGTGCGGAACGCTGGTTGCCGCTCGGTGAGGCCGCATCGCGCCTGGGAGTGGATGAAGCGACCCTGCGGCACTGGGCCGACACCGGCAGGATAAAGACCTTCCGGACTCCCGGCGGGCACAGGCGGTTCCAGGAGGGTGACCTGCACGCCCTGATCCACCGTGAGGTCCCCCGCGTGGAGGATCTGGGGCACCTTCTGGAGCGCCGCTGTGCGAAGCTGCTGGCCCGGAATCCGGCGCAGGTGCTCGCGGCGCGACCTTGGTTCTCCGGGCTCGACGAGCCGCTGCGGGCGCGGGCGCGCGAACACGGCCGGCAACTGTTCGGCGGGATGATCCGGTTCGTCAACGATTCCCGATCCCGGAAGGCGATCCGCCGACAGCTTGAGGAAGCGGGCCGCGACTACGGCCGTGAGCTCCGCAGGGCAGGCCTGGGCGCGGTCGAGGCCGCTGAAGCCTTCGGCTTCTTCCGCCATCTTGTGCTCGAGATGGTCACCAAGCCGAGGGGACGCGGTGGGATGCTGGACGAGGAGCAGGTCCGAACGCTGCTCGAGGTGAGCGATCTCCTGGACGCGGTATTCCTGTCCGTGCTGCGGGCATGGGATGAGATCCGGGAGGGTGTCCTCCAGTGA
- the hemC gene encoding hydroxymethylbilane synthase: protein MKLRLGTRGSALATAQTALVAAALEGRGLSCEMVTIRTQGDQHPDRPAVSLGVGAFVREIEAALLSGRVDIAVHSAKDLPGESTPGLMLTAFMPREDPRDALVTRDGIGLRALAPGSVVGTGSPRRRAFLLAAYPSLLVRELRGNVDTRIRKLEAGEVDALVIAAAGLERLGLGHRAAERLDPAVMLPAVGQGAVVIQCCSGQDWLCERLSAMDHPPTRAAVEAERAFLAALGGGCQRPIAALATTDGTRLWLQGAVLGPSGERIVRDQAEGDTSAPAELGRQLAARLLDRGAGELLAEAVR from the coding sequence GTGAAGCTACGGCTCGGCACGCGCGGCAGCGCGCTCGCGACGGCGCAGACCGCCCTTGTGGCCGCGGCTCTGGAAGGCAGGGGCCTGAGTTGTGAGATGGTCACTATCCGAACGCAGGGGGACCAGCACCCCGACCGGCCCGCGGTGTCGCTGGGCGTGGGGGCGTTCGTGCGCGAGATCGAGGCCGCGCTGCTCTCAGGGAGAGTTGACATCGCCGTTCACAGCGCCAAGGACCTCCCCGGCGAATCCACGCCCGGCCTGATGCTGACGGCGTTCATGCCGCGCGAGGATCCCAGGGATGCGCTGGTGACGAGGGACGGAATCGGGCTGCGCGCCCTTGCCCCTGGCAGCGTTGTGGGCACCGGCAGTCCGCGGCGCCGGGCGTTCCTGCTCGCCGCATACCCGTCTCTGTTGGTGCGCGAACTCAGGGGCAACGTGGACACACGTATCCGGAAGCTCGAGGCGGGCGAGGTGGACGCCCTGGTGATAGCTGCGGCGGGTCTGGAGCGGCTCGGCCTTGGCCATCGCGCCGCGGAGCGGCTGGATCCCGCGGTGATGCTCCCGGCGGTCGGCCAGGGTGCGGTGGTGATCCAGTGCTGTTCCGGCCAGGATTGGCTCTGCGAGCGGCTCTCTGCAATGGATCACCCCCCGACCCGGGCCGCAGTGGAGGCGGAGCGGGCCTTCCTGGCTGCCCTGGGTGGAGGATGCCAGCGCCCGATCGCAGCACTGGCCACCACCGATGGGACACGCCTCTGGCTCCAGGGTGCCGTACTGGGTCCTTCTGGAGAGCGCATCGTCCGGGATCAAGCCGAGGGCGACACCTCGGCGCCCGCGGAACTGGGCAGGCAACTGGCGGCCAGGCTCCTGGACCGGGGAGCGGGCGAGCTCCTAGCGGAGGCGGTCCGGTGA
- a CDS encoding uroporphyrinogen-III synthase, which produces MSAEWLPLEGRRILVTRPRRQSRQMCERLSRLGAQPVAVPTITIAGPRPGGSLDASLRVIDRYDWVVITSANGARAVLARARALEVNLAGGTRPRWAAIGPATAAVLQEAGVRVALMPPRFLTGAVAEALDDISGLRILLPRTDAAGPALGEALIARGATVEEVTAYRTVLAPEGSRIEVRRLIGSRAVDTVLFTSASTVHGLVRLLGEERDGLRAMVIGCIGPVTAAAVVAEGFEATVVASEHTTDGLIAALVAHGGGRPAGTKGDSDVRDHAPH; this is translated from the coding sequence GTGAGCGCGGAATGGCTGCCGCTGGAGGGGCGGCGCATCCTGGTCACTCGACCGCGCCGCCAGAGCCGGCAGATGTGCGAGCGGCTGAGCCGGCTGGGAGCGCAGCCGGTGGCGGTTCCAACGATCACCATAGCCGGACCGCGTCCGGGCGGATCGCTGGACGCTTCTCTGCGGGTGATTGACCGGTACGACTGGGTTGTGATCACCAGCGCGAACGGTGCGCGCGCGGTCCTCGCTCGGGCCCGGGCTCTGGAAGTCAACCTCGCCGGCGGAACCCGCCCGCGCTGGGCGGCGATAGGGCCGGCCACCGCCGCGGTCCTTCAGGAGGCCGGGGTTCGGGTCGCCCTGATGCCGCCGCGGTTCCTTACCGGTGCAGTCGCCGAGGCGCTGGATGACATCTCCGGCCTGAGAATCCTGCTGCCCCGCACGGACGCGGCCGGCCCTGCGCTGGGCGAGGCGCTGATCGCGCGGGGCGCGACCGTTGAAGAGGTGACGGCCTACAGAACGGTGCTGGCACCGGAGGGGTCCCGCATCGAAGTGCGCCGGCTCATCGGATCGCGGGCCGTGGACACCGTGCTCTTCACGAGTGCTTCGACCGTCCACGGCTTGGTTAGGTTGCTGGGAGAGGAGCGCGACGGCCTCCGGGCAATGGTGATAGGATGCATCGGACCGGTCACGGCGGCAGCGGTCGTAGCTGAGGGGTTCGAGGCGACCGTCGTCGCCTCGGAGCACACCACGGATGGGTTGATCGCCGCCCTGGTCGCCCACGGCGGCGGGCGGCCCGCCGGGACCAAAGGAGACAGCGATGTCAGAGATCACGCCCCGCACTGA